DNA from Roseimicrobium sp. ORNL1:
CAAGTCATGATTGGTCATCTCAAGCTTGTCTGTTCCCTCAGGGAGGACGGTGTCAGCTATCTGCGGGAGCAGTCTTTTCGCGCACCGATGCACCTCAGCAAGCCGCACTTCGATGAGGGTGCTCTGGTGGTGAATCTGGTGAATCCGACGGCGGGCATCTTCGATGATGACCACATCGCTCTGGAGGCGACGGTGGAGGAGCAGGCGAGGCTGGTGCTCACGACGCCGGCATCCAGTCGCGTGTTTCGCTCACGCAAAGGGGACGTGGCACATGTGACGCAGACGCTGCGCGTGGCCGAGGGTGGCATGCTGGAGTATTTCCCCGAGCCGTTCATCCCGCATGCAGGGGCGCGGTATCATCAGAAGAATGACATCCATGTGGCCGCAGGTGCGTCGCTGATGTTCTTTGAGTGGCTGGCGCCTGGGCGCGTGACCAGTGGTGAAGTCTTTGAGTTTGATGAGCTGCAGTGGGATACCGATGTGTGGTCGGGTGGAGCGCTGGCGGCAAGAGAGCGGTACACCTTGAGCAGGGTAGGGGACTCGCTGAATTCGCTGCTGCTGGTGTCTGAGACAGCCCACTATCTCGGGTGCTTTGTGTTTGGGTTGGCGACATTCCCGCAGGCGGAGGCGGATGCGCTCACGTCTGAGGATGTTTACATCGGTTGTGGGCCGCTTGCGGTGGGCGGTGGGTGGACCATCAAAGCGGTGTGCCGTGATGCGGTGGCAGCGAGGAGGACGATGAAGAGGCTGCGGGAGATGATGTATGAGGCGATGGGGAGGGCGCTGCCGACGTTGGGGAGGTTTTGAGGAGGATACAGCTGCGGGTGATGGGTGTGGCGGGCTGCATTGGATTCAACGCAGAGACACAGAGACGCAGAGGAACTTCGGAGACTGAGGGTGGCCGCGTACCAAAGACAGGTGGGAGTGGGTTGGGCCCTTTGAGCGAGAAACGAGGCTTTGCCAAAGTGGCTCACGCTGCCCTCAGCGTGAATCGTATCAGTATCCCTGAGATTGCCATGTGCCTTGAGCAGGAGTGAATGGGAGGTGCGGCACCAGGGGGGGGGCAGGCCGACTCAAGATTAGGCGCTTCGCGCTTGGTTTTTGAATCACGCTGAGGGTAGCGTGAGCCACTTTGGCAAAGCCTCATTTCTCCCGATAAGTAGAAACTAACTACTCCGACTCTTCATCCAGTCACGCCAGCCGCCGAAGGAGGTGATTTCTTCTTCGGGTTGCAGGGCGATGGATTCGCAGAGGAAGCCGAAGACTTTGGTGCCGTCTTCGAGTTGCACTTTGCCGAAGCCGAGGGGTGGAGGCACGGCATTTACAAACGAGCCGACGGTGTCTTCGGGCAGTTCCCAGACTTCGAGTGCGATGGAGGTGCCGCCTTCCGTCACTCGGACGAGACCAGGACGGTCAGGGATGCTTCCAGTGCCGGGCACGCGATAGAGGCGGTAGTCCGGGGTGGTGCTGCCCTTGCGCACAAGGCGCCCGCCGCGTGAGATGAGTTGGTGATTGAGCGGCAGGCCTTCCATGTGCGCACCGCATACCGCGATCTTCATCCAGGGCTTTGCTGCGGACGCTGTAGGAGATGGCATGGCAGGCAAAGCACTGCTGTTGATAGCGGTCTTCCCCACAGGAAGCTCGCTCTTCGCATGCATGGCTGCCGCGAGTACGGCCAGTCGCTTGTCCTCAAAGGCAGGCGAGAAGAGCGTGATGCCCCAAGGCAACCCATTCCCAAGGAAACCCGCTGGCACCGCCCAGGCGCAGAGGTCCAGCAGGTTCATGTAGTTCGTGTACTTGCCCAGGTTGGAGTTGAGCTTGATGGGCTCGGCGAGAACCTCGGCGACTTTGTAAATCGTACCTGCGGTTGGCGTGAGGATGGCATCCACCTCAGACCACACGGCTTCCGAGGCGCGCTTGAGTTCGGCGAGACGATATTGCGAGGTAAAGGCAGCCACCGCATTGGGCTTGGCACCACCTTCAATGATCTGTCGCGTGACGGGATAGAGTGCTTCCGGAGTCTTTTCGATCAACTCAGGAATCACCGAATACCGTTCCGCGACCCAGGGGCCTTCATAGAGCAGACGTGCAGCATCGAGGAAGGGTTGCAGGTCCACTTCGCGAATGCGCCAGCCCAGCGACTCCGCGCGGGCGATGGAAGCTTCGTAAAGCCTCTGTGCATCGGCATCACCGAAGAAGTCGCGCTGCTCCGGCTTGGGCACACCGATGACGACGGACGCAGGATCCCAAGGCCGCTGCGAAGCGACATAGGGGCGTGCATAGGCATCCGCCTTATCAAACTCGGAAACGACGTCAGCCACGGCAGAGGCATCTGCCACGGACAAGGCGAAGACAGAGATGCAATCCAACGTGCGGCAGGCGGGCACCAGCCCCGAGGAACTGAGCAGGCCGCGCGTGGGCTTCCATCCCACGAGATTGTTAAACGAAGCCGGCACGCGGCCTGAGCCTGCGGTATCTGTGCCGAGGCTAAAGCTCGCCAACCCAAGCGCCACGGACACGGCAGAGCCAGAGCTGGAGCCGCCGGGGATGTATTCCGCATCAAACGCATTCTGCGGCACACCATACGGCGAACGCACACCCACAAGACCCGTAGCGAACTGGTCGAGGTTCGTCTTGCCAAGAGGAATGGCTCCCGCAGCGATCAGCTTCTCCACCACGAAGGCGGATTTCGCCGGCTGGTAGCTATACGCAGGGCAGGCGGACGTGGTGGGCAGGGCATCCCAGTCGATGTTGTCCTTGATGGCAAAGGGGATGCCATAGAGTGGCAATGACGTCGGGTCCTTTTTCTCCAGCGCCGTGAGCAGTCCATCCACCACGCTCCACTCCGGACGTGCAATCCAGATGGCGGAGTCGGATTTCTCCGCGAGGTCAAACGCAGCGCGCACGACCTCGCGAGGAGTGGTGGTTTTAGAACGGTAGGCAGAGAGCAGGGTGGCGATGGACAGGTCCGGAGCCGGAGAGGAAGTCATGGAGCGATGGCGAGAAGTGTTTGGCCAGGAGAGACGGACTGGCTCTCACGTACCAGCACGGAAGATACCAATCCCGCCACCGGTGTGTGGACGTGGATCTCCATTTTCATCGCTTCCACCAGGGCCACGGTCTGCCCACTCTCCACGCGGTCACCCTCGGCTACGAGGAGCTTCCACAGGCTGCCATTCACCGGGCTCTGGATGGCCTCATGGCCATCTTCGAGCACGAAGTCTGCGGTCTCTTCAATCGCTCCTGTCTCGGAGGCGCTGGCGACATTCAGGCCTGCGGCGGCCCAGCGCTGGCGCTCTTCGTCGAAGGCGCGCTGCTGCTTTTCCTTGAACTCACGAATACCGGCATCCTCGCGGCTCAGGAACTCATGGTAATCGGAAAGCTTGAAGGTGGTGTCTTCAACACGTGGCGTGAAGCGGCCGTAGGGGAAGTCGCGACGGAGTTCCAGCAGTTCCTCCGGGCTCACGAGGTAGAACCGCACCTGGTCAAAGAAGCGCAGGAGCCATGGTCTGCCCTGCTCGAATGACGCGGTGGAGCGGAAGCGGTTCCACATCTGGATGGTGCGTCCTACGAACTGATAACCGCCGGGGCCTTCCATGCCGTAGATGCACAGGTAGGCACCGCCGATACCCACGGCATTCTCCGGCGTCCAGGTACGGGCAGGATTGTACTTCGTGGTGACCAGACGGTGACGCGGATCCAGTGGAGTCGCTACAGGTGCGCCGAGATACACGTCGCCAAGGCCCAGCACGAGATAGCTGGCATCCAGCACGATGCGTTGCACGTCATCGATGGATTCGAGCCCGTTGATGCGGCGGATGAATTCGATGTTGCTCGGGCACCACGGAGCATCCGGTCGCACAGATTGCGTGTATTTCTGAATCGCTTCCTTCGTGGCCGGGTCATCCCACGAGAGCGGCAGGTGTACGATGCGCGAGGGCACCTCCATCTGATCCATGCTGGGCAGGTTTTGCCGCACTTCCTCGACCAGATCGATCACCCCATTCAGGCTGAGATCCTGGTTGTCGAAATGGATCTGCAGCGAGCGGATGCCGGGCGTGAGATCGATGATGTCCGGATGATCCCTGCGCACGAGTGCGAGGTAGATCGCATGCGCCCAGAAGCGGAGCTGGATGTCGAGCACCAAAGGTCCGAACTCCACCAGGAGACAACGGTCCCCGGAGGGACGGTACACAATCTCCGGACGCTCACCGTCGGCAGGGATGGTGCGCAGCACCGCGCTGGTGTGGGGCACTTCTCCGGGCTCAGTGCGCCCGGGTTCCACGGGGGACTCAAGCTTGAGCGTGGCAATGAGGGTCTCCTGCTGTTCCTGCAGGATGCGGGCTTCGTCTTCCTCCAGCTTGCAGAAGCACACCTTGTCCCCGGGCTTTAGCTGGCCCAGCTTCCAGAGTTCTGCCTGCACGACCACGGCGGGACAGACAAAGCCGCCCAGGCTCGGGCCGTCCGGGCCCAGGAGAATGGGCATGTCACCCGTGAAATCCACGGAGCCCACCGCATAGGCGTTGTCGTGAATGTTGGAGGGATGCAGACCGGCTTCGCCGCCATCAGGACGCGCCCACTTGGGCTTGGGGCCGATGAGTCGCACGCCTGTGCGCGCGGAGTTGTAGTGCACCTCCCACTCCGTGGCGAAGAAGGTGTCCATGTCTTCCGGCAGGAAAAACTCTGGTGCGCCGTGCGGACCATAGAGAACACCGAGATTCCAGAGCCGACCTGCGCCCGAGGCGGAGACGTGGCCTGACACAAGGGCGAAGGCATTCGCGAGTCCCTTCGCCCTTTCGGCGATGATCTCTTCCTCTTCTTCTTCCAAAAGATGGGCAGAGCCATTCTCCTTGATGGAGAGCACATCTCCCAAGCGCAAGGCGCGACCGGCATGTCCGCCCACGTTGCCAAGGGTGAAGGTGGATCTGCTGCCAAGATACAGCGGGACATCGATGCCACCCTGTACGGCGAGGTAAGCGCGGCAGCCTGCACCCGAGGCCGAGCCAATCTTCAACGTCTGCCCTGCCTTGATGGCGATGGGGCGCCAGAAGTCCACGGGCACGCCATCGAGTTCCGCAGACATCGTGGCGCCTGCGAGCGCGATGCGTGTATCCATGTTGAACCGCAGCGTGGGTCCGCCCACGGTGATCTCCAGGCCCGCGGCCTGCTGGCCATTTTTCAGCAGTCTGTTTGCCAGCCGGAGCGAGAGCGGATCCATGGCCCCTGAGGGAGGCACGCCCACTTCCCAGTAGCCCTGCCGCCCGGGATAGTCCTGCACCGTGGTCATGGTGCCTGGGGCCATCACATCAATCGTGCGGGGCTTGTACTCAAAGTCGCCGAGCGCGCGCGTAGTCATGCGGCCATCCTTGAAGAGATCGCTTTGAGCGATCTGCTTGAGGTAGGCGACATTCGTCTCGATGCCACCCAGTCGCGTGGACTCCAGTGCGGAGATGAGCTTGGCGCGGGTTTCCTCGCGGGTCTCACCGTGAACGATGATCTTCACCAGGAGAGGATCGTAGTGCGGTGTCACCTCCGTGCCGGCGCTCACCCATCCATCGTAGCGCACTTCCTTGGGCAGGCTCACGTGGGTGAGCACGCCGCAGGAGGGCTGGAAATCCTTGTTGGGATCCTCCGCATACACACGGGCCTGCATGGAGCAGCCAAAACGCGTGATGTAGATGTTCTCCACATTCATCTCGTGACCTGCCGCCAGGCGGATCATCCACTCCACGAGGTCGAATCCGGTCACCTCTTCCGTGACGGTGTGCTCCACCTGCAGGCGGGTGTTCACTTCCAGGAAGAAAAACTTTCCTGTGTCCGCATCGTACACAAACTCGACGGTGCCCGCAGAGCGGTAGCTCACGGACTTCGCGAGGCGCACGGCAGCCTCCCAGAGATTGCGGCGCTTCTCCTCATCGAGTCCTGGAGCCGGAGTTTCCTCGATGACCTTCTGGTTGCGCCGTTGCGTGGAGCAGTCGCGCTCGCCGAGAGCAATCACGCCGCCGAATCCATCGCCAAAGATCTGCACCTCGATGTGCCGCGCGTTGACGACGAACTTTTCCAGAAACACTCCACCATCACCGAAGCTGGCCTTGCCCTGTCGCACGACGGATTCGAAGGCATTGCGCAGAGCATCCGGGTCATCACAGCGGCGCATGCCGATGCCACCACCACCCGCCGTGCTCTTGAGCATCACGGGGTAGCCGATGAGTTCGGCTTCATCCAGGGCTTCTGCGGCGTTGGAGAGCAGGTTGGTTCCCGGTACCAAGGGCACCTTGCAGGCGATCGCGTGCTCCCTCGCCATGTGCTTCATGCCAAAGGCACGCATCTGCGCGGGCGTCGGCCCGATGAAGACCACGCCTGCCTTCTCACAGGCCTCGGCAAAGGATGCATTCTCGCTCAGCAGACCGTAGCCGGGATGCACTGCCTCAGCACCGCTCTTCGCGATGATCTCCAGAATTCTCGGCTGGTTCAAATAGCTCGCGGAAACTTGTGCTCCCCCCAACAGGTAGGCTTCATCCGCCATGGCCACATGCGGGGCATCACGGTCCGCTTCCGAGTACACGGCCACGGATTTCACGCCCATCTTCTTGAGCGTCCACATGATGCGGCAGGCGATCTCGCCACGATTGGCGACCAGGACTTTGCTAAACATAAATCAGTCCCAGATGAGCACCTTGACCGGCGTCGGGTTGTACGCGTTGCAGGGATTGTTAAGCTGCGGGCAGTTTGAGATGAGACACATCACGTCCATCTCGGCGCGCAGTTCCACGTAGCGATTGGGGCCTGAAATGCCGTCGGCGAAGGAAAGACCGCCGTCGGGAGTCACGGGTACATTCATGAAGAAATTGATGTTACAGGTGATGTCGCGCTTGTTCATGCCGTGACCCCAGTGCTGGATGCCGCAGATGAAACTATCGCGGCAGGCGTGCATGGGTTCGACATCGAAGGAGTAGCGCATGGTGTTGCTTTCCCGGGAGCAGGCACCACCGAGGGTGTCGTGCCTCCCGCAGGTATCGGCGACGATGGTCAGCAGGGCATGGCCGCGTGTCGAGTAGAGAGTGGTGCCGGTGGATAAATAAAGATTGTGCTGTCGGCGGATGGTATCACTGGCGCTGTAGCGGTCCAGTGGTTCGTGGAGGTTGTAGAAGAGGGTGTCCGCCGCCTGATTTCCCTCCAGGTCGACGATGCGCAGGATTTGCCCCTTTTTGACGGGATGCAGCCAGTGGTCGCCGGCCAGCACGGTGTGGTCATAGGCCGCGCAGGAGGGGTCGAGGGGGGATTCTTTGAGCAGGGAGGGGGATGGTGCAGCAGCCATGGCCTTAGCGGGAGAGCAGGTAGTAGTCGAGGGTGTTGCGGTAGGCACGCGCGTTTTCCGGGCGCACCGTCATGGTGGCGTCCTCCATCGTGGGCGCGGCATTGGGGAAAACACTGAGCTTCACCGGGCGTGGCCCGTAGGTCTGGGAGGGGTGAAGTGGGTGCTGGCACGTATGCAGTACCACGAGCGTGTCCATTTCGAAACGCAGGTCCACATGGTCGCCCGCCTTCGAGTGGCCCTCCACGTAGGAGAGATTGCCATCCACATCCGCCACCACCTTGCTGAAGAAGTTGATGTTCGGCACCAGGTCGCGTTCCCCGAGCCCCCACTTGGCCAGCTCGATGAGGAAGCATTCGCGGCCGTTCCGGTAGAATTCATTCCGCGCCTCCTGGAAGTTGTGCACGCCGTAGCGCTCCTCCACCAGTTCCGCGTCGCTGGTGCCACACACCGTGTCATGCCAGCCGCAGGTGTCCTCCGTGATAGAGGCAAAGAGGCGGCCCATGTCCGAGTGGATGCCGTAGGGCGCGCGGAGGTAGAAGATGTGCTGGCCTTTCAGCGTGTCTGGCATGTTGTACCGCTCGTGGCGCTCGGGAGCGTGGTAGAGCAGCATACCCACATTGGCGCCACCGTTCAGGTCGGTGAGGCGGAGTGTCTTGCCGCGGGAGATGACGCGGGACCACATGCCCGCGCCGGTGAGTTCGATTTCGTAGATGGGTTCCATTGAAGAATGATGATGACTTGGCTCAAGCAGCCTCGGATTCCACTTCGGCAGACTGGATGGGAGGCAGGATGGTACGGGAGAGATTGAAGCGCCCGCTTAGCACGCCTTTACAGGCCAGTAACTCGCTGGCAATCCGGCGCAGGGTTTTTGCCCGTCCTTGCACCAACAGCACCTCCATGGTGTGGCTGTTCTCCAGCAGTACCTGCAGCGAGCTGATGACCTCCGTGATGTGGGTGTACTGGATCTCGGAGAGCTGCTGCTTCAGGCCGGGCTTCTTGTGATCGTAGAGCAGGGTGATGGTCCCGGCCATGAGGTGGTCTCCCTTCAGACTGTAGTAGTCCGAGATTTGCTGCTGCATCATCTCGGAGATCGCCTGGGAGCGGTTCGAGAAGCCGCGCTCGTCCATCATCTCCTCGAACTGCTTGTACAGGGGGACCGGCAGGGAGATGGAGATGCGCTGTACAGGCTCGGGACGGGAGAGGGGAGTTTCCGGCATGCATGCCGCAGCAAGCATCGGGAATGCCACCGCGTCATACGATTTTCATCAGGAGTAATATTCAAAGCGCGGCCCGGTAGGATGGTGGCCACACGCCAGTGGTACTGGCTTGCGTTGGGTCCTTCCCCCGAGGCTCCCACGACAGACACGCACGGCTCTTCGTGGCAGTCGTGGGAGTCTCACACACGGCCCCAGCCTGACCACCAGACAGACACACACACCCCTAAAGGTGTGTGTGTGTCTGTCTCTGTGTCAGTCTCGGCTGACCCAGGCATGCTTGGGTCATGAGTAGTAGAGTTCGAGACTAAAGGACAGAACCTGAGAGGATTAAACGCGTATGGACGCAGCTCCATAGGCATGGCCAGTTCCTGTGGCTGCTGGGCTTCTCTCCAAATCTATCGTGGACTGGGCAGCCCATCAGGTGTATATACACCTGGCGTGTAAGTCTCATGCGAGGGCTCGCGTGCGTCATACGAACTGCCTCAAGAAATATTACGATCTTTGGCCCGAAGCTGGATTTTGGCATGCCCGGTGCTGACTTGGATGGCCTTCACCACCGACCCAAGGAGATACACATGCTGAAATTCATCTTGTCCAAGACCAAGACCCTCGCTGTGGCCGCGCTCGCAAGCGCCGCCTTGTTTGCTCCCACCGCACCGCTCGCCGCTGCTCCGCTCAAGATTGGCTACAGTGACTGGCCCGGCTGGGTCGCCTGGGAGATTGGCGTGAAGAAGGGCTGGTTCAAGGAAGCTGGCGTGGATGTGGAGTTCGTGTGGATGGACTACGTGAAGTCCATGGAAGCCTATGCTGCCGGCCAGCTCGATGCCGTCACGATGACCAATGGAGATGCCCTGGTGACAGGCGCCACGGGAAAGCCCTCCGTCGGGATCATCATCAATGACTTCTCCAATGGGAATGACATGGTGATTGCCAAGAAGGGCATCGACTCCGTGAAGGCGCTCAAGGGCCAGACCATCGGGGTGGAAGTGGGCTTTGTGGATCACCTGCTCCTTCTGAAGGGTCTTGAGCTGAATGGCATGACGGAGAAGGACGTGACGCTCAAGAACACCCCCACGAACAACACGCCCCAGGTGCTCGCCTCCGGTGAAGTCGCCGCCATTTGCGCATGGCAGCCGAACTCAGGACAGGCGCTGAAGGTCGCTCCCGGATCGAAGGCCATCTTCACCTCCAAGGATGCCCCCGGCCTCATCTATGACCTGCTCTACGTCGATGCCGCCAGCCTCAAGGACAAGCGCGAGGAGTGGAAGAAGGTGGTGCAGGTCTGGTACAAGATCGTGGACTACATGTCCGATGAGAAGAACCTCGATGACGCACTGGTGATTCTGGCTGGTCGCGTGGGTGTCACTCCTGCGGAGTATGAGCCCCTGCTTGGTGGCACCATGATCCTGAAGCCCGAGGCCGCGCTGAAGGCCTGGAAGAAGGGTGAAGGTCTCGACTCGGTCTATGGTTCCACCAAGGTGGTGGATGCCTTCAACGTGAAATACGAGGTCTACAAGGAGCCTGCCAAGACGGAGTCCTACCTCGACCCCTCCCTCACCTTGGAAGTGCTCGGCAAGAAGTAGTCCTCACCTGCTTCCTGTCGCACCGCACCTTCCTCAACGCTGAACATCCCGCATGGGTTCTGACCCTCTTCCTCCAGAACCTCAGAAGCATCGAGAGCCGTGGTTTGCCGTCCGGAAAGATCTGGACGGCCCGCGGAACTCGGCGCTGATGACGTTGTCATTTGTCCTGCCGCTGCTGGCATGGATCGTTGCCTCCTACGGTCCCTTCTGGAAGGCGCTGCATGAGGTGCAGATCTCCGCGGAGAGTCCTTCCGTGGCGAGCGTGTATGTGCCGGGAGACCGGCTCGCACCCGACTACTTCACACCTTTCCAGGAAGCGATTCGCAAAGACAATGCCGCGGTGCAGGCTGCGCGTGATGCGGGCACGCCGCTGGAAGCCACGGCGCGGCAGAACAAGAAAGTCGTGCGGCATCTCTTTCCACTCGCCCTGGCAGAGGGCTGGGCGGGAAAGGAAGATGAAGCCAATGATGACAAGCTGCGCAGCGTGTGGCTGAAGATCGCGAGTGGCGAGTCCATTCCTCAGAAGGTCGAGCCCAGCGATGAGAACGCGAAGATCATCAAGGCCAACGCCGCGCTGCTCTCCGGTGCCGAGTGGCCCACACAGGCACTGCTGAAGCTGGTGCCGCAGTCGCGCGTATCCTATGACTATCCCGTGTATCTGGTGCCTCCGCACAAGGTCTTCACCACCGCGTGGGCGGACTTGAAAGGGAAGCCTGACGATACGAGCGCGGAGGAGGGGACAGAGAACAAGTCGGACGCGAAGTCGCTGCTCGTGCGTTACCAGGAGTCGCTGCGCACCATCAGTTTCGGCTTCCTGCTCGCGGCGCTGCTGGCCATTCCTCTGGGCATCCTGGCTGGCACGTTCGCGGTGTTTTCGAAAATGTTGGAGCCCTTCACGGACTTCTTCCGCTACATGCCGGCGCCGACGTTTGGGGTGGTGCTGATGGCCATCTTCGGCCTCGAAGCCGCGCCGAAGATCATGCTGGTCTTCATCGGTACCTTTCCCACGGCGCTGCTGGTGATTGCGAATACCACACGGCAGCTCGATGTCTCGCTGCTGGAAGCGGCGCAGACGCTCGGTGCGAATCAGAAGCAGCTCGTCACGCGCGTCATCATCCCGGGAATCATGCCCACGCTGTACAATGACCTGCGCATCCTCATCGGCTGCGCGTGGACGTGGTTGGTGATCGCGGAACTGCTGGGCTTCAAGAGTGGCCTCACGGAAATCATCGACACACGTGGGCGTCGCTTCCAGTTTGAGCATGTGTATCCGGCCATCTTGATGATTGGCCTCACGGGATTCTTCACAGACCAGTTCCTTGGCTGGATAGGGCGCGGACTTTTCCCATGGGCGTTCCGTGGGCAGGCGGCTTCGTCACGCTGGTTCATCCGGGCACTCACGTTCCTCCCGCGTCTTTTGGTGGCTGGCATTCGCAAGGCTTCTGCATACGCAGAGAAGCCGACCTTCCCCGCAGTGGTGCCTGAGGAGCCAGTTGCAGCTCCTGCGCCGTCGCCGTCCCCCCTCCCTGCCGTCACTCCCACGCCTCGCACCTCGCTATGATTGCCACCCTCGACCTGCCTGACTATCGCGCGCAGACGCCTGCAGTCGCGGAGCGCTTCACGAAGCTGAAGCAGCGTCCGGCGGTGCTGTCCGTGCGTGGCTTGGAGAAGCGGTTCCCTTCACCGCAGGGTGAAGTCACCGCGCTGAAGAACATCAACTTCGATGTGCATCGCCGGGAGTTCATGTGCGTGGTGGGACAGTCCGGTTGCGGCAAGTCCACGCTCATCCGCATGCTTGCGGGACTGGAGACGCCCACGAGTGGGGAACTGCTCGTGGATGGCAAACCCGTGCGTGGCCCGGGTCGTGACCGCGGCATGGTGTTCCAGGGATATACCCTGTTCCCCTGGCTTACCGTGAAGGCGAATGTGATGTTCGGCCCGCTCATGGCAGGCAAGGCGAAGTACACCGCCGAGTCCGAGGCTCGGCAGTGGATCGAACTGGTGGGGCTCAGCAAGTTTGAGGATGCCTATCCGCATCAACTCAGCGGTGGCATGAAACAGCGCGTGGCCATTGCGCGTGCGCTGGCAAACGAGCCACGCATCCTGCTGATGGATGAACCCTTCGGCGCACTGGACGCGCAGACGCGCGCCCAGATGCAGAGCTACCTGCTGCAGATCTGGAAGAACATCGACATCACCATCCTCTTCATCACGCATGATCTGGATGAGGCCGTGTATCTCTCCGACCGGGTGCTCGTGCTGGAAGCACGCCCGGGCAGGGTGAAGGAAATCGTCGAGGTGCCGGTGCCACGCCCGCGTGACTTCTCTCAGATTGCGTTGCCTGAGTTCATGGCCACGAAGAATCGCTTACAAGAGCTCATCCATCCCGAGTCCGAGCGGAAGGAAGACAAGCTGCCCGTGCTGCGCCTCACGACGGTGGGGGATGATGTGGAGTAGCACAGCGCGGGGCAGAGGCTGACCTCGGGCGCTATCGATTTTCAGGCCTCTCCCGGTCGCGAGAGATCCCGAATTGCAAAAAATGCGCAAGAATCACCCCGCTCGTGCGATTCCGCATCATGGAGCAGGGTGCACTTTGCGAGACTGAGAAAGCGACATTAAACGTCGGTAACGCCGGTGCCGACGCCGTTCCGGAGTTTTCACCTCGCATGCTCGCGGCAGAGGTTCGCCAGTTGTCCAAGGGGAGCAACTGGCGCCCCGCGTGGACCGTCGCCCTGCAATGGATTGTCATTGTCGGCGCGGTCGCATTGGCGCTGCACTTTCACCACTGGGCGGTGTGGCTGGTGGCTGGAGTGGTCATCGCTACGCGTCAGACTGCCCTTGGGGTGTTGATGCATGAAGCCGCGCACTATCATTTGTCTTCCCGCAAATGGCTCAATGACTGGATCGGAGATATCCTGTGCGCCTTGCCGATTTACATGACGACCGCTGGCTACCGCTACGAGCACATGCGGCACCACCTGCACACGAATACTCCCGAGGATCCCACTTGGGAAAAAACCCAGGTGGACAGGGATCTGCTGGTGTTCCCCCAGGGGGCGCTCAAGACGTTTCGTGTTTTCCTTTTCGATCTGCTGGGCCTGCACATCCCGCGCATGATGCGTTACGTCCGCTCGCGGACGTATATCCACAGACTGGTGACGGGTGGCCCGCCACGTCTCAGCATTGCCGAGCATGTACGGTGGTTTCTTTTTCATGCCGCGTTGATCACCCTCCTTGCCGTGACCAACAGCTGGATTCCCTACCTGCTGTTGT
Protein-coding regions in this window:
- the atzF gene encoding allophanate hydrolase codes for the protein MTSSPAPDLSIATLLSAYRSKTTTPREVVRAAFDLAEKSDSAIWIARPEWSVVDGLLTALEKKDPTSLPLYGIPFAIKDNIDWDALPTTSACPAYSYQPAKSAFVVEKLIAAGAIPLGKTNLDQFATGLVGVRSPYGVPQNAFDAEYIPGGSSSGSAVSVALGLASFSLGTDTAGSGRVPASFNNLVGWKPTRGLLSSSGLVPACRTLDCISVFALSVADASAVADVVSEFDKADAYARPYVASQRPWDPASVVIGVPKPEQRDFFGDADAQRLYEASIARAESLGWRIREVDLQPFLDAARLLYEGPWVAERYSVIPELIEKTPEALYPVTRQIIEGGAKPNAVAAFTSQYRLAELKRASEAVWSEVDAILTPTAGTIYKVAEVLAEPIKLNSNLGKYTNYMNLLDLCAWAVPAGFLGNGLPWGITLFSPAFEDKRLAVLAAAMHAKSELPVGKTAINSSALPAMPSPTASAAKPWMKIAVCGAHMEGLPLNHQLISRGGRLVRKGSTTPDYRLYRVPGTGSIPDRPGLVRVTEGGTSIALEVWELPEDTVGSFVNAVPPPLGFGKVQLEDGTKVFGFLCESIALQPEEEITSFGGWRDWMKSRSS
- the uca gene encoding urea carboxylase; amino-acid sequence: MFSKVLVANRGEIACRIMWTLKKMGVKSVAVYSEADRDAPHVAMADEAYLLGGAQVSASYLNQPRILEIIAKSGAEAVHPGYGLLSENASFAEACEKAGVVFIGPTPAQMRAFGMKHMAREHAIACKVPLVPGTNLLSNAAEALDEAELIGYPVMLKSTAGGGGIGMRRCDDPDALRNAFESVVRQGKASFGDGGVFLEKFVVNARHIEVQIFGDGFGGVIALGERDCSTQRRNQKVIEETPAPGLDEEKRRNLWEAAVRLAKSVSYRSAGTVEFVYDADTGKFFFLEVNTRLQVEHTVTEEVTGFDLVEWMIRLAAGHEMNVENIYITRFGCSMQARVYAEDPNKDFQPSCGVLTHVSLPKEVRYDGWVSAGTEVTPHYDPLLVKIIVHGETREETRAKLISALESTRLGGIETNVAYLKQIAQSDLFKDGRMTTRALGDFEYKPRTIDVMAPGTMTTVQDYPGRQGYWEVGVPPSGAMDPLSLRLANRLLKNGQQAAGLEITVGGPTLRFNMDTRIALAGATMSAELDGVPVDFWRPIAIKAGQTLKIGSASGAGCRAYLAVQGGIDVPLYLGSRSTFTLGNVGGHAGRALRLGDVLSIKENGSAHLLEEEEEEIIAERAKGLANAFALVSGHVSASGAGRLWNLGVLYGPHGAPEFFLPEDMDTFFATEWEVHYNSARTGVRLIGPKPKWARPDGGEAGLHPSNIHDNAYAVGSVDFTGDMPILLGPDGPSLGGFVCPAVVVQAELWKLGQLKPGDKVCFCKLEEDEARILQEQQETLIATLKLESPVEPGRTEPGEVPHTSAVLRTIPADGERPEIVYRPSGDRCLLVEFGPLVLDIQLRFWAHAIYLALVRRDHPDIIDLTPGIRSLQIHFDNQDLSLNGVIDLVEEVRQNLPSMDQMEVPSRIVHLPLSWDDPATKEAIQKYTQSVRPDAPWCPSNIEFIRRINGLESIDDVQRIVLDASYLVLGLGDVYLGAPVATPLDPRHRLVTTKYNPARTWTPENAVGIGGAYLCIYGMEGPGGYQFVGRTIQMWNRFRSTASFEQGRPWLLRFFDQVRFYLVSPEELLELRRDFPYGRFTPRVEDTTFKLSDYHEFLSREDAGIREFKEKQQRAFDEERQRWAAAGLNVASASETGAIEETADFVLEDGHEAIQSPVNGSLWKLLVAEGDRVESGQTVALVEAMKMEIHVHTPVAGLVSSVLVRESQSVSPGQTLLAIAP
- a CDS encoding urease accessory protein UreD; protein product: MIGHLKLVCSLREDGVSYLREQSFRAPMHLSKPHFDEGALVVNLVNPTAGIFDDDHIALEATVEEQARLVLTTPASSRVFRSRKGDVAHVTQTLRVAEGGMLEYFPEPFIPHAGARYHQKNDIHVAAGASLMFFEWLAPGRVTSGEVFEFDELQWDTDVWSGGALAARERYTLSRVGDSLNSLLLVSETAHYLGCFVFGLATFPQAEADALTSEDVYIGCGPLAVGGGWTIKAVCRDAVAARRTMKRLREMMYEAMGRALPTLGRF
- a CDS encoding urea amidolyase associated protein UAAP2, with protein sequence MAAAPSPSLLKESPLDPSCAAYDHTVLAGDHWLHPVKKGQILRIVDLEGNQAADTLFYNLHEPLDRYSASDTIRRQHNLYLSTGTTLYSTRGHALLTIVADTCGRHDTLGGACSRESNTMRYSFDVEPMHACRDSFICGIQHWGHGMNKRDITCNINFFMNVPVTPDGGLSFADGISGPNRYVELRAEMDVMCLISNCPQLNNPCNAYNPTPVKVLIWD